TGGGGGAGCGGGCCGTCGGAGAGGACCTCGTCGACCGCGACCCGGAAGGCCTCGCGGTCGACCGTGCGGGCCTCGCCGACGGTCTGGCTGGCCTTCAGCTCGCGCTCCCGGACCGGTGCGGCCCACACGGGCAGCGTGACGGCATCGGCGGGCCGGTGGAGGTGCACGGTGTCGCGCAGGCTCAGCACGCGCACGAGCGAGCGGTCCTCGATGGCCGCGCTGACGGCGTACGGGTCGAGCTCGTCCAGCCGCGCCGCCAGCGAGAGGTACGGCGACAGCGGCTCCTGTGCCTGGAGGCCGATCAGGTGCTCCACGAGGTCCGCCGGTGCCATCGTCGCGCGGTCGAGCAGGTGCTGGCGCAGCAGCAGGGTCCGGTTCAGCCGGAGCCGGGAGAACCTCACCGCACCGTGATCCGCTTCGTGTCCTCCGTCGGCCCGCCGCCCTCACCGCCGGACGGGTCGTCGGTGCGCGCGACCAGGGTGTAGTCGCCGGGCGCGAGGCCGGAGACGTCGATCTCCGCGGACCAGGGATAGAGCCTCTCGATCCATCCCTCGGCGGTCGCGAAGCCCTCGACGACCACCGCGCCGGAGGAGTCCTGCACCTCCCAGGGCACAGTCGCCTCGAAGGAGCTGGCCAGGCCGCTCGCGGCGACGCTGTCGTCGACCGCGGTGCCGTCGGCCGGGGTGGTGATGTTGACCGCGGCGAGGACGTCGAGCTCCGGCGCGGCCTGCGCGCCGCTGGGGATGCCGAGATAGCTGACCTCCTCGCCGTCGAGGAAGAAGCCGATCCTCGCCCCGGTGCGGGCGCCCGGGTCGGGCGTGGCGCCGTCCTGCACCGAGTTGAGGGTCCACACCAGCTGCTGGACGGCGAGGCGCGCCTGGCGGCGGGACATGCCGTCGGGGCGCTCGGTCCACGACGCGTCGGCGAGCTCCACCTGGAAGAGGCCGTCGGCTCCGATCCCGTCGAAGCTCACGCCGGGCTCGACGCTGCCGGCCGGCAGCAGGGTGCGGTAGTCCGGGTCGACCGGGCCGTCGAGGAGGAGGCCGAGCACGTCGTCGGTGGCGACCTGGGCGTGGGGCTCGGCGTACAGCGCGACGCCTCCGGGCGTGTCGCCGGCGTAGTAGGCCGTCACGGCCACCCGGCCGGCCGGGCCCTCGCTCGCGCCGGGGGTGTCGGACGCGACCGGCGACGTC
This region of Nocardioides sp. L-11A genomic DNA includes:
- a CDS encoding Gmad2 immunoglobulin-like domain-containing protein yields the protein MRTRPRRPHPLLAALSVAACLLAACGDGSDPEAEETPSTSPSTSPVASDTPGASEGPAGRVAVTAYYAGDTPGGVALYAEPHAQVATDDVLGLLLDGPVDPDYRTLLPAGSVEPGVSFDGIGADGLFQVELADASWTERPDGMSRRQARLAVQQLVWTLNSVQDGATPDPGARTGARIGFFLDGEEVSYLGIPSGAQAAPELDVLAAVNITTPADGTAVDDSVAASGLASSFEATVPWEVQDSSGAVVVEGFATAEGWIERLYPWSAEIDVSGLAPGDYTLVARTDDPSGGEGGGPTEDTKRITVR